In Gordonia iterans, the following proteins share a genomic window:
- a CDS encoding helix-turn-helix transcriptional regulator, with protein MPETTSEVRAARTRAGLRQADLAAAVGVSRQTIVSLERGDYSPSVYLAIRIARALDSTVEELFPLPEED; from the coding sequence GTGCCCGAAACGACGTCCGAGGTCCGCGCCGCCCGCACCCGCGCGGGACTGCGGCAGGCCGACCTGGCCGCGGCCGTGGGAGTGAGTCGGCAGACGATCGTCTCGCTGGAGCGCGGCGACTACTCGCCGTCGGTCTATCTCGCCATCCGCATCGCCCGGGCACTGGACAGCACCGTCGAGGAACTGTTTCCGCTCCCAGAGGAGGACTGA
- a CDS encoding aminoacyl-tRNA deacylase: MAPTPAIAALEAAGVEHVVHQYKHDRKNSDFGAEAVAVMVERLGVAPAQIFKTLVVDLSAGSRDRAGRLGVAVLPVPQQLSLKAVAKAFGVPKAVMAQPAAVTRATGYVLGGVSPVGAKTALPTVVDSSALEWDRVLASAGKRGLEIELAPADLVAVTGAAVTGIVAG; encoded by the coding sequence ATGGCTCCCACTCCCGCGATCGCGGCGCTCGAAGCCGCGGGCGTCGAGCACGTGGTGCACCAGTACAAGCACGACCGGAAGAACTCGGACTTCGGCGCCGAAGCGGTCGCCGTGATGGTCGAGCGGTTGGGCGTCGCCCCGGCGCAGATCTTCAAAACGCTCGTGGTGGACCTCTCGGCAGGCTCGCGGGATCGTGCGGGTCGCCTGGGCGTCGCGGTACTTCCCGTGCCGCAACAACTTTCGCTCAAGGCCGTCGCGAAGGCGTTCGGCGTTCCGAAGGCGGTGATGGCTCAGCCCGCCGCCGTCACCCGCGCAACCGGTTACGTGCTCGGCGGTGTCTCGCCGGTCGGCGCCAAGACGGCGCTGCCCACCGTCGTCGACTCCTCGGCGCTGGAATGGGACCGCGTGCTGGCCAGTGCCGGGAAGCGCGGGCTGGAGATCGAGCTCGCTCCGGCGGATCTGGTCGCCGTCACCGGGGCCGCCGTGACCGGGATCGTCGCCGGCTGA
- the coaA gene encoding type I pantothenate kinase, with protein MARLSSDRDPGLYLELGRRQWRELRQSMPMVLNEDELEQLVGLGEQIDLNEVAEVYLPLSRLIHLQVEARQRLFAATSTFLGERQRNRQVPFVIGIAGSVAVGKSTTARVLAKLLSRWETHPKVDLVTTDGFLYPTAELQRRGIMHRKGFPESYDRRGLLRFVTEVKSGAESVKAPVYSHVSYDIVPGEFHVVNQPDILIIEGLNVLQTGPALTVSDLFDFSIYVDANLYDIEEWYISRFLQMRTTSFADPQSHFHYYSSLTDEQATIAARDIWTSINRPNLIENILPTRPRATLVLRKDRDHSINRVRLRKL; from the coding sequence ATGGCGCGCCTATCCAGCGATCGCGACCCCGGTCTGTACCTCGAATTGGGCCGGCGACAGTGGCGCGAACTCCGGCAGTCGATGCCGATGGTGCTCAACGAGGACGAGCTCGAGCAGCTCGTCGGACTCGGTGAACAGATCGACCTGAACGAGGTCGCCGAGGTCTACCTGCCGCTGTCCCGACTCATCCACCTGCAGGTGGAGGCGCGCCAGCGCTTGTTCGCCGCGACGTCGACGTTCCTCGGCGAGCGGCAGCGCAACCGGCAAGTTCCCTTCGTGATCGGTATCGCCGGCAGCGTGGCTGTAGGCAAGTCGACCACCGCGCGCGTGCTGGCGAAACTGTTGTCCCGCTGGGAGACCCACCCCAAAGTCGATCTGGTCACCACCGACGGCTTCCTCTATCCGACGGCCGAACTGCAGCGCCGCGGGATCATGCACCGCAAGGGTTTCCCCGAGTCGTACGACCGCCGGGGGCTGCTCCGCTTCGTCACCGAGGTCAAGTCCGGCGCCGAATCGGTCAAGGCCCCGGTGTATTCGCACGTCTCCTACGACATCGTGCCGGGCGAGTTCCACGTCGTGAACCAGCCGGACATCCTGATCATCGAAGGCCTGAACGTCCTGCAGACCGGCCCGGCGCTGACGGTGTCGGACCTGTTCGACTTCTCGATCTACGTCGACGCGAATCTGTACGACATCGAGGAGTGGTACATCTCGCGGTTCCTGCAGATGCGGACCACGTCGTTCGCCGATCCGCAGTCGCACTTCCACTACTACTCCTCGCTCACCGACGAGCAGGCGACCATCGCCGCGCGAGACATCTGGACATCGATCAACCGCCCGAACCTGATCGAGAACATTCTGCCGACGCGGCCGCGTGCGACGCTGGTGCTACGCAAGGACCGCGACCATTCGATCAACCGGGTCCGCCTCCGCAAGCTCTGA